A portion of the Clostridia bacterium genome contains these proteins:
- a CDS encoding cytochrome c maturation protein CcmE, which yields MKRRLILVLIIVAAFAVFAFGAFRTSLTPYVTFTEAETRGGAVQVSGTVDPGSAETDVSTGVFRFRLTDRDGRMMRVEFREAPPSNFDQAESVVVVGLIRGDVFEARKILVKCPSKYQGGATK from the coding sequence GTGAAGAGGCGACTCATACTCGTACTGATCATCGTTGCCGCTTTCGCCGTCTTCGCCTTCGGGGCGTTCCGCACCTCACTCACTCCATATGTCACATTCACAGAGGCAGAAACACGTGGAGGCGCGGTGCAGGTATCCGGAACAGTGGACCCTGGAAGTGCGGAAACGGATGTGTCGACCGGGGTCTTTCGGTTTCGCCTAACCGACCGGGATGGCCGAATGATGCGCGTTGAGTTCCGCGAGGCGCCTCCCAGCAACTTCGACCAGGCCGAGAGCGTGGTCGTGGTGGGGCTCATCCGAGGCGATGTATTCGAGGCTCGGAAGATCCTCGTGAAGTGCCCTTCGAAGTATCAGGGAGGTGCGACGAAGTGA
- a CDS encoding CcmD family protein, whose translation MSETSALYTVAAVAVVTWIAVFGYLVHVDTTVKRLESRLNSQRGSCEGSTSPDRSAEARGTRDTGRSSKR comes from the coding sequence ATGAGTGAGACATCTGCTCTGTACACTGTCGCCGCAGTAGCGGTAGTAACATGGATCGCGGTGTTCGGATACCTGGTCCACGTGGACACGACCGTGAAGCGGCTTGAATCACGTTTGAACTCCCAGCGTGGATCGTGTGAAGGCTCCACATCGCCCGATAGATCCGCAGAAGCCCGTGGGACTCGGGACACCGGGAGGTCCAGCAAGAGGTGA
- a CDS encoding cytochrome c biogenesis protein produces the protein MERLVSIKNRGVKMAARLFLGVWMIVVILAAFLWAPASVDMGQISRIIFFHIPTAWVTVLAFLVCAIYSVRYLKGRAALDDLAASFAAELGLLFCVAATASGSLFAKATWGSYWNWDPRETSIFVLLLIYGAYFALRSSVDDPARRGSLSAAYSILAFVTVPVLVFVVPRIPAVQSLHPADSVISAGGKLNMDARMLLVFLSSLAGFTGFAAWVFSLRLRVARISARLAVPKEAHI, from the coding sequence TTGGAACGACTAGTCAGTATCAAGAACAGGGGTGTGAAAATGGCGGCAAGGCTGTTTCTGGGTGTATGGATGATAGTCGTGATCCTGGCGGCATTCCTGTGGGCGCCGGCCTCAGTCGATATGGGCCAGATATCGCGCATTATCTTCTTCCATATCCCAACGGCATGGGTAACGGTGCTCGCCTTTCTCGTGTGCGCCATCTACAGCGTCCGCTATCTGAAGGGGCGCGCAGCCCTCGACGATCTCGCGGCTTCTTTCGCAGCAGAGCTCGGTCTGCTCTTCTGCGTGGCAGCCACTGCAAGCGGATCGCTATTCGCCAAGGCCACGTGGGGCTCTTACTGGAACTGGGACCCAAGAGAGACGTCGATATTCGTTCTGCTCCTGATATATGGAGCATACTTCGCTCTCAGATCATCCGTCGATGACCCGGCGCGTCGAGGATCACTGTCAGCAGCCTATTCGATACTCGCCTTCGTCACCGTCCCGGTGCTAGTATTCGTAGTGCCTCGCATACCGGCAGTCCAATCCCTCCACCCTGCTGACTCCGTGATCTCAGCTGGTGGGAAACTCAACATGGATGCACGAATGCTCCTTGTGTTCCTTTCGTCGTTGGCGGGATTCACCGGATTCGCAGCCTGGGTGTTCAGCCTACGGCTTCGCGTAGCGCGCATATCAGCACGGCTTGCCGTACCCAAGGAGGCCCACATATGA
- a CDS encoding heme exporter protein CcmB produces the protein MTSSSHSVREALAVLSKDLRSEFRTRHAISSLLLFAITSLAVVSFSVSPYSLDADAQGAFLWIVLFFSAMSGLSRSFVKEEESHTVMALRLAASSDSVYIGKLLFNIVIQAAAGVIAAPLFLLLMDIRPAQPGLFAASVALGTIAMASSSTIIAAMISRANSKGALFAVLAFPISLPGLASAIRSTSISLRGGQAGAASGDIRILLAYSVLMIAASLLLFDFVWND, from the coding sequence GTGACCTCGTCATCTCACTCGGTTCGTGAGGCCCTAGCAGTCCTCTCGAAGGATCTACGATCGGAGTTCAGGACCAGACATGCCATTTCGTCGCTGCTGCTCTTCGCCATTACCTCACTTGCAGTAGTGAGTTTCTCCGTTAGCCCCTACTCCCTCGACGCAGATGCTCAGGGGGCGTTTCTCTGGATCGTGCTGTTCTTCTCCGCCATGTCGGGCCTGTCAAGGTCTTTCGTAAAGGAGGAAGAGTCCCATACTGTAATGGCCCTGAGGCTCGCTGCCTCCTCCGATTCGGTTTACATCGGGAAGCTCCTATTCAACATAGTCATTCAAGCGGCGGCGGGAGTAATCGCGGCGCCCCTGTTTCTGCTGCTTATGGATATACGGCCTGCCCAGCCCGGCCTGTTCGCCGCGTCTGTGGCGCTTGGCACTATCGCCATGGCCTCATCGTCCACCATAATTGCGGCGATGATCTCCCGCGCCAACAGCAAAGGGGCATTGTTTGCGGTTCTCGCGTTCCCGATTTCACTGCCAGGCTTGGCCTCTGCCATTCGTTCCACCTCCATCTCGCTGCGTGGAGGACAAGCTGGAGCGGCATCCGGCGACATTCGAATTCTCCTGGCCTACAGTGTGCTGATGATAGCAGCCTCACTTCTCCTCTTCGATTTCGTTTGGAACGACTAG